One Agelaius phoeniceus isolate bAgePho1 chromosome 7, bAgePho1.hap1, whole genome shotgun sequence DNA segment encodes these proteins:
- the DBI gene encoding acyl-CoA-binding protein isoform X1 has translation MSEAAFQKAAEEVKQLKSQPTDQEMLDIYSHYKQATVGDVNTERPGMLDFKGKAKWDAWSALKGMSKEDAMKAYIAKVEELKGKYGI, from the exons ATGAGCGAG GCCGCGTTCCAGAAGGCTGCCGAGGAGGTGAAGCAGCTGAAGTCGCAGCCCACGGACCAGGAGATGCTGGACATCTACAGCCACTACAAACAGGCCACGGTGGGCGACGTGAACACTG AGCGCCCTGGTATGCTGGACTTCAAAGGCAAAGCAAAGTGGGATGCCTGGAGTGCATTGAAAG GAATGTCCAAAGAAGATGCAATGAAAGCTTACATAGCAAAAGTGGAAGAACTAAAGGGCAAATATGGCATCTGA
- the DBI gene encoding acyl-CoA-binding protein isoform X2: protein MLDIYSHYKQATVGDVNTERPGMLDFKGKAKWDAWSALKGMSKEDAMKAYIAKVEELKGKYGI from the exons ATGCTGGACATCTACAGCCACTACAAACAGGCCACGGTGGGCGACGTGAACACTG AGCGCCCTGGTATGCTGGACTTCAAAGGCAAAGCAAAGTGGGATGCCTGGAGTGCATTGAAAG GAATGTCCAAAGAAGATGCAATGAAAGCTTACATAGCAAAAGTGGAAGAACTAAAGGGCAAATATGGCATCTGA
- the C7H2orf76 gene encoding UPF0538 protein C2orf76 homolog isoform X1, translating to MSAEGSTITVRLVRSFQHRNFRPLVFHGVPLEQTVREFMAFVRQDVSSRSGLPPPFKNYKYDTMKIIHQAHKSKTGELVVSLEDDDKLILKEDSTLKAAGVANETELAFFCEEDYRNYRANPVSAW from the exons ATGTCAGCAGAAGGCTCCACCATCACGGTTCGCCTGGTGCGCTCCTTCCAGCACCGCAATTTCCGGCCCCTGGTGTTCCACGGGGTCCCCTTGGAGCAGACAGTGCGGGAATTCATGGCCTTCGTGCGCCAGG atGTGTCTTCAAGATCAggacttcctcctccttttaaaaattacaagTATG atacCATGAAGATTATTCACCAAGCACACAAATCTAAG ACTGGTGAGCTTGTAGTGAGTTTGGAAGATGATGACAAACTGATTTTGAAGGAAGACAGCACGCTGAAAGCAGCTGGAGTAG cAAATGAGACAGAATTAGCATTCTTCTGTGAGGAAGATTACAGAAACTACAGAGCTAATCCTGTTTCGGCCTGGTGA
- the C7H2orf76 gene encoding UPF0538 protein C2orf76 homolog isoform X2 — translation MCLQDQDFLLLLKITSMTIATCNVHSMHKTKLEQKMSRQAELVFLLCWEDTMKIIHQAHKSKTGELVVSLEDDDKLILKEDSTLKAAGVANETELAFFCEEDYRNYRANPVSAW, via the exons atGTGTCTTCAAGATCAggacttcctcctccttttaaaaattacaagTATG ACTATTGCAACATGTAATGTTCATTCAATGCACAAAACTAAATTAGAACAGAAAATGAGCAGACAAGCAGAActggtttttcttctttgctggGAAG atacCATGAAGATTATTCACCAAGCACACAAATCTAAG ACTGGTGAGCTTGTAGTGAGTTTGGAAGATGATGACAAACTGATTTTGAAGGAAGACAGCACGCTGAAAGCAGCTGGAGTAG cAAATGAGACAGAATTAGCATTCTTCTGTGAGGAAGATTACAGAAACTACAGAGCTAATCCTGTTTCGGCCTGGTGA